One Anolis carolinensis isolate JA03-04 chromosome 5, rAnoCar3.1.pri, whole genome shotgun sequence DNA segment encodes these proteins:
- the LOC134299516 gene encoding uncharacterized protein LOC134299516 translates to MATFRGKWDKDTKEAKSTPRRNSLPEDVNWKDLLREIQSISNKQDLLQKEIHEIARKQDTQHKILQEDMADLKKEIKQEVNMIKTEVVKNIQEISGLKLQNDKMEKIQLKMQRKLETLEAKNSRIEKIQDKLEQNTTDFQLRLRNIQEEPKENIKQISAQIIAKILNCTEQDASEQIDTAHRIYTNYAKKNKVARDTIVHFVKKSTREEVFRGSKRQPTIYKESKIMVYKEFPQSTLNSRRKYLFLTDELKRLQIKFRWERQEGLMLTYKEERVWIKSEEKADEFYRKLKKDILQQTKQQPPSLEKNPRQAKKRRQDSPKEIQIALFNEDTEDNPEEDVEEEEEGALE, encoded by the exons ATGGCAACATTCCGTGGAAAATGGGACAAAGATACAAAAGAAGCTAAGTCAACACCAAGGAGGAACTCCTTACCAGAGGATGTCAACTGGAAAGATCTCCTTCGGGAAATCCAATCCATATCAAACAAACAAGACTTGCTTCAAAAGGAAATACACGAAATAGCTCGGAAACAAGACACGCAACACAAGATATTACAAGAGGACATGGCTGAtctcaaaaaagaaattaaacaagaagTGAACATGATAAAAACGGAAGTTGTAAAAAACATCCAAGAAATCTCGGGACTAAAACTCCAGAACGACAAAATGGAGAAAATACAACTAAAAATGCAAAGGAAATTAGAGACACTAGAAGCTAAGAACAGCAGGATAGAGAAGATACAGGATAAATTAGAACAAAACACTACAGATTTCCAACTAAGACTCAGGAACATACAAGAAGagccaaaagaaaatattaaacaaatttCAGCTCAGATAATAGCCAAAATTTTAAATTGTACAGAACAGGACGCATCTGAACAAATAGATACAGCCCACAGGATATACacaaattatgcaaaaaaaaacaaagtagctAGAGATACGATTgtccattttgtaaaaaaaagcacAAGAGAAGAGGTCTTCCGAGGCTCCAAACGTCAACCAACGATATACAAAGAGAGTAAAATCATGGTGTACAAAGAATTCCCGCAATCCACATTAAACAGCAGAAGGAAatatctgttcctaacagatgaaCTGAAACGGCTTCAAATTAAATTTAGATGGGAAAGACAAGAAGGATTGATGCTAACATATAAAGAGGAGAGAGTCTGGATAAAAAGCGAGGAGAAAGCTGACGAATTCTACAGGAAATTAAAAAAGGATATACTACAACAAACCAAGCAGCAACCACCGAGCCTGGAAAAGAACCCAAGGCaggcaaagaaaagaagacaagactCTCCCAAAGAGATACAGATAGCCCTATTCAATGAAGATACTGAAGATAATCCAGAGGAAGatgtggaggaggaagaagaaggcgcA CTAGAATAG
- the cxxc4 gene encoding CXXC-type zinc finger protein 4 isoform X3, producing MNSNVCVEPGPNPEAPGGLPKESHLPEAALNSLADYNSEMERYRSFATSFYKANGGAFPAAAAAAKIARITTPIFPSAAVSAAAAARIGMSPWNCDSATAAVANAMLWGSSGAGGGGAGVGGPNPASVAAGGAGGAGGNGGGGGGGAGLVARKAAAVAGASAAAPGSSLHANRSSLHHRSDSQRLGKPPEQQQQQPQPPPPPPPLQMANNNFLSSLGPEHCRPLSGECMNKLKCGASEAEIMNLPERVGAFPAIPALGGLSLPPGVIVMTALHSPAAASAAVTDSAFQIANLADCPQSHAAASSSSASSSALGAASASAAAVVAGGGGGGGGGGGGSGGGAGSGNPAKKKRKRCGVCVPCKRLINCGVCSSCRNRKTGHQICKFRKCEELKKKPGTSLERTPVPSAEAFRWFF from the coding sequence ATGAACAGCAACGTCTGCGTGGAGCCGGGCCCCAACCCGGAGGCGCCGGGAGGGCTGCCCAAGGAGAGCCACCTGCCCGAGGCGGCGCTCAACAGCCTGGCGGATTACAACTCGGAGATGGAGCGCTACCGCTCCTTCGCCACCTCCTTCTACAAGGCCAACGGAGGCGCCTTTCCCGCGGCGGCCGCGGCGGCCAAGATCGCCCGCATCACCACCCCCATCTTCCCCTCGGCCGCcgtctccgccgccgccgccgcccgcaTCGGGATGTCGCCCTGGAACTGCGACTCCGCCACCGCCGCCGTCGCCAACGCCATGCTGTGGGGCAGCAGCGGGGCCGGGGGAGGCGGCGCGGGCGTCGGGGGGCCCAACCCTGCCTCGGTCGCCGCCGGAGGAGCCGGAGGAGCGGGCGGGaacggaggaggcggcggcggcggcgcgggGCTCGTAGCTAGAAAGGCCGCCGCCGTGGCTGGAGCCTCCGCCGCCGCGCCGGGATCCTCGTTACACGCCAACCGGAGCAGCCTGCACCACCGGAGCGACTCCCAGCGGCTCGGGAAGCCCcccgagcagcagcagcagcaaccgcagcctcctcctcctccgccgccgctgcAGATGGCCAACAACAACTTCCTCTCGTCGCTGGGCCCCGAGCATTGCAGGCCGCTGTCCGGCGAGTGCATGAACAAGCTCAAGTGCGGCGCCTCCGAGGCCGAGATTATGAACCTGCCGGAGCGTGTGGGCGCCTTCCCGGCCATCCCGGCGCTCGGCGGGCTTTCCTTGCCGCCGGGAGTCATCGTCATGACGGCGCTCCACTCgcccgccgccgcctccgccgccgtCACAGACAGCGCCTTCCAGATCGCCAACCTGGCGGACTGCCCGCAGAGCcacgccgccgcctcctcctcctcggcctcttcGTCCGCCTTGGGAgccgcctccgcctccgccgccgccgtgGTTGCCgggggaggaggcggaggaggagggggcggcggCGGCTCGGGGGGCGGCGCAGGGTCCGGCAACCCGGCCAAGAAGAAGCGGAAGCGGTGCGGCGTGTGCGTGCCTTGCAAGCGGCTCATCAACTGCGGCGTCTGCAGCAGCTGCAGGAACCGCAAAACGGGACACCAGATCTGCAAGTTTAGGAAGTGCGAGGAGCTCAAGAAAAAACCTGGCACGTCGCTCGAG